Below is a window of Gossypium hirsutum isolate 1008001.06 chromosome A12, Gossypium_hirsutum_v2.1, whole genome shotgun sequence DNA.
TGATACGagaattataatataaaaaggatgttacatgaaacatgaaaatgaatgctaaacgatataaattaattgaaattattttgaaaatttcggtaatgcctcatatcctataccggtctcgagtacgggtatGGAGTGTTACATGGTTCAACCGCTTCAAAATGCTTCACGGCTCAATCAATCTAAATCCTTTCTTTGGACCGGTATCCTAACTAATTTGGTCTGATTTagataaacataattttaatggCACAGACATGGTGACCCACCATGACAACCTACGTGTACTTCATTGCAGACAtgaagattaaaaaaaatatagttttatgatttatttgAAAGTTggtgaagtttttaattttttttaatttttattatgtacaGATGTCACATAAGTTGTCATGTCAATACcattgaaattttaatagtttagtcAACATTTCCATCTAAAGaaaataatttgactaaaatttgaAGGTTTAAGACCAAagtcataaaaaaaattaggactaaattgagtaaaggTTAAATGTTAGATTTATCATTATGCCTATCTTAAAGTAGTTTCTTTTAAAGGTTTTACATAAACTATTAAAAGACTTGAATACACTTAGGCTTAAGTATTAAAAatactttgaaaaataattaaaaaattgagcCCTTTGTTGAAAAGTTCAATCAATTGAGCTCTTAATTGAAAGGTAGTAATTAATTGAGCCCTTTAAATATGACTTTCTGTTAAAGCCCTTGATGGACCATTAATTGTTGATGTGGTGGTTGACGTAGAAAAAAAATGATGGTGTGGCGGCTACTGTGGAATTTGACGTGAAAAAAAGCTGATATGGTGGGCTTAACTTACAAATTAGTACCTAAACTATACTCTTTTTCCTAaattggtatgtaaacttttttttgtcacaaataatacttaaactatcattttgttactcattttacaccaaaatgttatatccgttaaaaaattccaaccaaataataaaatttcatgtcatataaactttaaaaaaattaattcttttatttctctttttatttttttttcaaaatttcctctctttgttttttcttctttattcttaCTTTATAATATCTAGTAATATCAACAATGCCTGAAATTCGCCCCCTCGATTCGCCCCCTCGAGGTCAAGACACAAGTGGTTAATTCTAATTTTGAACTTCACCACCCGCTTGTTGTACCTAACGAGATTGAAAAAGTTATTTCACCGATCAAAACCAATGTTTTCAGAACTAGACCGAATCGACCGGTCGGTCAAATCAGAGACCGATCAAGGTACTAGTTTATAGATAGGGGTTGGACCAATTGACTTGTAGCAAATAGAGAGCTATTGAACTGATTTTctcaattatttaaatatttttataattttttaataatttatttgatcaaactgaacaaactaatTAAACTATAAACTAGGGCGCGACTAATTTAACAATTAGTTTGGTtttgaagaaagaagaaagaggAAAAAGATACAtgtaaaagacaaaaaaaaataattttttgccaTTTTTGTcacatgttaaattttaattggttatcatttttttaaatagacttatCAATTTAACAAATGATTGAACTAACAAATGTACCaacttgggaaaaataataatagtttaggtaccacttgtaattaaaaaatatttaggtaccaaaatggaaaaaaaaataaattaaggtaCCAAATTGtgggttaagtttttttttaaatatacttaACAATTTGACTAATAGATATatcaaattgagaaaaaatagTTTAAGTATCAATTGTGACAAAAAAAAGTACTAAGATAGGAAAAATAGTAAGTTTAAATACCAATTTTTGGGTTAAgctgaaaaaatatgaaataatataaaattattgatgTAATTGAATCTCtccttatatatatagatataaataatatgatttttgccCATTGAACTTCGCAACAAAGGGTTGGAGCCATAAACAATGCTAATCAAAGACAACTTTTGATTTTTGAACCCAGAAGCGtaagtaactttttttttttttttttgcttttcgaGAAGCATTTTTGGAGTCAAAATGGCATCTTTTAACCCttatttatactttaatatattttatgtaatatttatattaagtatatttctattgaaatttatttaaaatatataaaagtatacatttgaatttataatggttatattttaataatagttaaaatatagattatatattcaaattaaaatttaaaataattaatattaattacatacttataaatatttaaaatttatattttatatattaaaatattaataatgagatacaataaattattttttatatttatactaaaatattataatattaataaatttgaaattatttaaatatatatattttttacttcacgatattatgtttaaaataaatattttatttttaaaaatacattttaataataataataaaagtaattttaGAGGGTTATATGATTTAAAGTTTAGgaactaaaataaatataattacaaaGTTAGAAATAGTAAAGTAGAAATAGCATAATGGACATAAAACATGATAGAGAGGAGAAGCGAGAATGATAGAATTGTAAGTAGATGTGCGTAGATGAGAGAGGGGCCTTTGAATGAAACTTCGTAGAAAATATCTTCCACagcaattttcttttatttcttttatttttttaaataaagtttgTTGCTCTACTCTTTCCCACCCATTGTATGCAATAGACAACAAATTTTGCTCCTTTTCTTGTGTTTCTTCAGAAGGAAGAAAATCCCATCCCTTATTTGCTCTTTATTTTCGCATCTTACTTCTTAAGGAGAAAAACAAACACGATCATTGTCGGCTACACTCCCAAACACTCAACTCTCCTTCCTCTCATAAACAATTTTTGCCCAATTCTTCAagaaaaagaaaccctagctaaaCATGGCTGTTCCCAAACTAGAAATGAGACCTCTCGGAAACACGGGCCTCAAGCTCAGCAGCGTGGGCTTCGGAGCTTCTCCTCTCGGCAGCGTCTTCGGTTCCGTTTCCGAAAGCGACGCTGTCGCCTCCGTCCTCGAAGCCTTCCGCCTCGGAATCAACTTCTTCGACACCTCTCCGTAATTCTAAATTTCTTCACTTTAACTAACTGGGTTCTTGtcttatatttaatttgatgaattatatgtatgtatatatgtatgtatgtatgtatgtttgttTTGTTAATAATTTGAAGGTATTATGGAGCGACATTGTCAGAGAAGATGCTGGGTAAGGGACTTAAAGCTCTTGGAGTTCCTAGAAGTGAATATATAGTTTCGACAAAATGTGGGAGATATCGTGAAGGTTTTGATTTCAGTGCTGAGAGAGTAACTAAAAGCATTGATGAAAGCTTGGAGAGGTTGCAACTTGATTATGTTGATATATTTCAATGCCATGACATTGAATTCGGCTCTCTTGATCAGGTTCTTAATTATGTTTCAATACCATTTTCGTTTTCATAATTTCTATATAAAAACCTTTCTTGCCACTTCAGAAATACACCACTAACAAATATATACCCCTTGTCATGTGAAAGCTTAGGCTAATTTGGTTCGTTTTGTATGTGGTAACAGGTTGTGAATGAGACGATTCCGGCACTTCAAAAACTGAAGGAAGCAGGGAAGATTCGTTTCATTGGTATCACCGGGTTGCCCTTGGAAATTTTTACTTATCTGCTTGATAGGGTTCCACCAGGCACTGTTGATGTAATATTATCATATTGCCATTATAGCATTAATGATTCAACATTGGAGGATTTATTGCCTTACTTGAAAACCAAAGGTGTTGGCATAATCAGTGCATCTCCACTTGCTATGGGACTTCTTACTGAGTTTGGTCCACCGGAGTGGCATCCAGCATCTCCCGAACTCAAGGTGAGACTTTTATCAGCCTCCGATACAATAAGACCATTTGTTCTCCTGCAAAATACGAAGCTATTTATGCAACCTAGTCAGTCTTGATTGGTGGTTTCTGAAAAATTAAATGCCTTCATATTCTGTTGGATCTAACCAATGTGTAAATGATAGCCTTTAACCTGTAAAAGTTTATGTCAGGACATGGTTTATATGAATTAAATGGACTAGGTTTTTGAGTGACTATACTGCATGCTGATTTAGAAGTTGTAACACAAATCTTTCGTTGTAAAACAAGTATATGATTTGTAGGACTAtggattaaaaataaattatatatctgGGTTTGTGTTCTGTCCAGTCTAGCTACATTGTGGTTCATTTCACCACAACACACCTAATATTAAATACTTCCACATTTTATTTCACCACGAAGTCATGTTATGAATGTGTCGTTTCCATAGTTTATGTGCTTGATTATAAGGCTTTCATATGTATTCATAACCTCTCTGCAGTCTGCCTGCCAAGCTGCTGCTGTATATtgtaaagagaaaggaaaaaatatTTCGAAGTTAGCTATGCAATACAGCTTGTCAAACAAAGATATTTCGACAGTGCTGGTTGGCATGAACTCGGTTAAACAGGTTCTGGTTCATCATTTGAACTTTATGAAATCTATTTTATGCCTGATAATAGAATTTTGTTACTAAATCTTCATACCTGTCAAAAcatgtttgcattttttttcACGAGCTTGCTGCTTCGGCTGTTAGTAATGCCGGGGTTGTAAATAACTAGGTTGAAGAGAATGTTGCCGCTGCAACAGAACTTGTACTGTTCGGGAAAGATCATGAAACTCTAGCTGAGGTGGAAGCAATCCTGAAGCCAGTGAAGAATCAGACATGGCCGAGCGGAATTCAACAAAGCTGAGCAACAATATCGACCcgtatttttattattgtatgcATATGTTCTCCCACATGGAATGGGGGCAACCATTCTGTTGTTATGAGACTAGTATTTAGATGACAAAAATTTCCGTCCCTGTCCAAGTAAACTTGCTACTGTCCGATTAAGGAGTATGATTGAAATAATGAGGAGTCTGTCTCATTGAATATCTAAGTGTTTGGGCTTGAAATTGTTGTGTTGTTAATCACCCCACATTAGTTGAGTCTCATTCAAGCTTGGTGAAAACATGAATTTACAATGCATTAAACAATACCATTTGTTGTTGCTTGGATGCCAGCTAATCATTGTTGCtctaaaatttcataaaagaaTCAGCATTTgggtcatttaattttaaaagttataaaatgtctattgaactattcgaaaatttttatgAGTTATTGAACTATGAATTTCTTTTTCTTAGAAAAAAGTTCGGCTAGTGAGTTTTAAGCAATAATTTGATGATCAATATGGTGGATTAATATTTATCGATGAGTAGAATAATATGTCTTATATCCAAGTCGATTTGGAGATTAGTGTTGGAGATCGTGGAAAAAAGTTTAGATTTTGGTGAATAGATTTGTGACGTTTGaagttattttatgaaaaaaaaattgaattacagAGGAGAAGGGAATGAGAGTTTTTAATTAGTTGAGGTGATGTAAACAAAAAATGTCATACAATAATGATTTTTATAAGATAATTTTTATAGATCAGTGAttggatgaaaatttttaaatatttcagtgACTATTTTCTAACTTTTTGGAGTTAAGTGACCAAagcataaacttattaataatttagcaACTTTGGAGATTGATATGTTTAGATTGgtaggtaaattttttttaatttaaatttaactataaaataaatttaaaagtaatttttttaataataaaatagaccAACAAACGATTTGGTCTTAGAATGAAACTTTCTAATTAAAGTAATAAGATGTGGTGGTTGCTCACTTCATTTCCTAATCATGTGGTTGAGGATTCAATCCCTATTTATGGGAATGAAGTAcatttatgtttaattgttatctTTTTGCACggttcataatttattttttgattatcgATAGTTCTctaaaaagaattttttaatattttaattttttttaaaaatatcttctaagaaattattttttaagaattttttaaagaatttatgatatttaaatttttttagaattatttaagAAAAAGTCTATTAGCTATACAATTCAAGGGCTAAATTAGTTATTAATCCTTTAATCATTTTGGTAATGAGTAACGGAAGTTAATATATGAGTGGTTAAAATGTAACAACTTGGTAATATTAACTATTATTATGTAACTGTTAaaagttgaatgactaaaatataattttaaacaaattataGGAATCGATGATGCAATTTACCTTAAAAAATTGAAGGGGAAAAATAGGAAAAGAGAAGGATATAGGAAGGAATTGGAAAAGTAAGGTAAGCCAGTGAATGTAAACCACCAAACTTCCAAATACGCCCGACCCGACAGTCCACCACCAAAAGATAAATCAGCCatggcagcagcagcagcagctagAATGGTATCCGTCGCCGGAAGTTCCACCGTTGCCTCCTCTTCTTGCTTGCTTCTCAAAGCGCCCTTCGCTTTGAAACACGGCCGTAACGCTCTTAGCTTCAACAACGGCAGACGATTATCCAAAAGGTTATTTTCTTGCAATGCCATTTATAATCCCCAGGTTCAAATCAAACATGAAGGTCAACCCGAAACCCTTGACTACAGAGTCTTCTTCGAAGATACTTCGGGGAAAAAGGTATTTGTCCCAACTttctttttcctaaattttttgaaattgaaattgtcCAGTATTTGGATGGTAATTGAGATTTAGTGGTGTTTTAGATTTCTCCTTGGCATGATATACCATTGCACTTGGGAGATGGTGTTTTTAACTTCGTTGTGGAGATACCCAAAGAGTCAAGTGCAAAAATGGAGGTTGCTACTGATGAGCCATACACTCCCATTAAGCAGGATACTAAGAAGGGCAAACTTCGATATTACCCGTAAGATTCTCTGATTTTGAGTATGTTTAATTTCTTACTCACTTAAATGCTTTTTAGGCTATTTTTCAGCACTTTGTTTTGGCTTCTTGCTATAATCCCATTACTTGTACCTCAGCTATAATATAAACTGGAATTACGGATTGCTTCCACAAACATGGGAAGACCCTTCTTTAGCAAACTCTGAAGTTGAAGGAGCATTTGGTGATAATGACCCTGGTATTTCCCCTTCTTGGTTACAGTATTTGATTGACATTTATTATTGATAAGGTTTCCTTTTTTGTTGCTGAGAAAAAAGTAGCTTTGCAAGTCTTGatgtttttgtttctttcaaaTCTTAGTT
It encodes the following:
- the LOC107932176 gene encoding L-galactose dehydrogenase, with the translated sequence MAVPKLEMRPLGNTGLKLSSVGFGASPLGSVFGSVSESDAVASVLEAFRLGINFFDTSPYYGATLSEKMLGKGLKALGVPRSEYIVSTKCGRYREGFDFSAERVTKSIDESLERLQLDYVDIFQCHDIEFGSLDQVVNETIPALQKLKEAGKIRFIGITGLPLEIFTYLLDRVPPGTVDVILSYCHYSINDSTLEDLLPYLKTKGVGIISASPLAMGLLTEFGPPEWHPASPELKSACQAAAVYCKEKGKNISKLAMQYSLSNKDISTVLVGMNSVKQVEENVAAATELVLFGKDHETLAEVEAILKPVKNQTWPSGIQQS
- the LOC107932167 gene encoding soluble inorganic pyrophosphatase 6, chloroplastic, with translation MAAAAAARMVSVAGSSTVASSSCLLLKAPFALKHGRNALSFNNGRRLSKRLFSCNAIYNPQVQIKHEGQPETLDYRVFFEDTSGKKISPWHDIPLHLGDGVFNFVVEIPKESSAKMEVATDEPYTPIKQDTKKGKLRYYPYNINWNYGLLPQTWEDPSLANSEVEGAFGDNDPVDVVEIGETRRKIGDILKVKPLAALAMIDEGELDWKIVAISLDDPRASLVNDVDDVEKHFPGTLTAIRDWFRDYKIPDGKPANKFGLGNKAANKEYALKVIIETNESWAKLVKRSIPAGELSLA